One Glycocaulis abyssi DNA window includes the following coding sequences:
- a CDS encoding acyl-CoA desaturase gives MSLTKIIARPRSEAIEKSWGNLDWTSVFAALIYPAIGVIGMIGAITLGLALESLTFHWWYVPLTMAVGAVTLVICNFGIGVLHRIWQHRSGELKWPAQILTALNCVIAMQGRFKDWINYHSQHHRLSDKPGDPHNPHESKVWAWFGWIIFRDPNDLERPLAMWLRDMPGVKWVDHHYNWLSLVVHLVIPALIYLAVFLSGGSLLLAFLLHAAAVTARGVQFHATTLGVNVFGHLKTPAWLDWTLALLTGGEAIHDHHHEHPQSALHLPRKGLINRVVDYNGTLLLLFEKLKWASDLKIAPQFAVQPAIARR, from the coding sequence TTGAGTTTGACGAAAATCATTGCCCGCCCCCGCTCGGAAGCCATCGAGAAAAGCTGGGGCAATCTGGACTGGACCAGCGTGTTTGCCGCACTGATCTATCCGGCCATTGGTGTCATCGGCATGATCGGCGCCATCACGCTCGGCCTCGCGCTTGAGAGCCTCACTTTCCACTGGTGGTATGTGCCGCTGACCATGGCTGTCGGCGCGGTCACGCTGGTGATCTGCAATTTCGGCATCGGCGTCCTGCACCGCATCTGGCAGCACCGCTCCGGCGAGCTGAAATGGCCTGCCCAGATTCTGACCGCGCTCAATTGCGTGATCGCCATGCAGGGCCGGTTCAAGGACTGGATCAACTACCACTCCCAGCACCACCGCCTGTCAGACAAGCCCGGCGACCCGCATAACCCGCACGAAAGCAAGGTGTGGGCGTGGTTTGGCTGGATCATCTTCCGCGACCCCAACGATCTGGAGCGTCCGCTCGCCATGTGGCTGCGCGACATGCCGGGCGTGAAATGGGTCGATCACCACTATAACTGGCTGTCGCTGGTGGTGCATCTGGTCATCCCGGCCCTGATCTATCTGGCGGTCTTCCTGTCGGGCGGTTCGCTCCTTCTGGCCTTCCTGCTCCACGCCGCCGCCGTGACGGCGCGCGGGGTGCAGTTCCACGCAACCACGCTGGGCGTGAACGTGTTCGGTCATCTCAAGACCCCGGCCTGGCTGGACTGGACGCTCGCCCTGCTGACCGGCGGCGAGGCCATTCACGATCATCACCACGAGCATCCCCAAAGCGCCCTGCACCTGCCGCGCAAAGGGCTCATCAACCGCGTTGTGGACTATAACGGGACCTTGCTGTTGCTGTTCGAAAAGCTGAAATGGGCCAGTGATCTGAAGATCGCGCCGCAATTTGCCGTCCAGCCAGCCATTGCACGCCGCTAG
- a CDS encoding DinB family protein yields the protein MHDHFRRFAAYNAWANARLYDAATALKDTERKKDVKAYFRSLHGTLNHLLVADRIWLYRLTGEGEAPARLDTILYENFGELRAAREAEDQRLIAYVAGLDPASFNTVIQYGNTRGEAKELPLGVILAHLFNHQTHHRGQASHILRQLGVTEPPSLDLLYFALPAA from the coding sequence GTGCACGACCATTTCCGCCGCTTTGCAGCCTATAATGCCTGGGCCAATGCCCGGCTCTATGATGCGGCGACTGCGCTCAAGGACACCGAGCGCAAGAAGGACGTGAAAGCCTATTTCCGCAGCCTTCACGGCACGCTCAATCATCTGCTGGTGGCCGACCGGATATGGCTCTACCGGCTGACCGGCGAAGGCGAGGCGCCCGCCCGCCTCGACACCATTCTCTATGAAAATTTCGGTGAGCTGCGCGCCGCACGCGAAGCCGAGGATCAGCGCCTGATAGCCTATGTCGCGGGCCTTGACCCGGCCAGTTTCAATACCGTCATCCAGTACGGCAATACGCGCGGTGAGGCCAAGGAATTGCCGCTGGGCGTGATCCTCGCCCATTTGTTCAATCACCAGACCCATCATCGCGGTCAGGCCAGCCACATACTGCGCCAGCTGGGCGTCACCGAGCCGCCCTCGCTGGACCTGCTCTATTTCGCGCTACCCGCAGCGTAA
- a CDS encoding DUF1499 domain-containing protein: protein MPRNRPVPLDFATLRPPSKPRWFLVLPEGYESLAQPHLRSLSVAMAPVDALARFKAIALQAPRTRLVHEGGLQIGLEQKSAVWRFTDKITVEAIEAGPGFSALAIYSRALLGFYDFGVNRKRVTRWLDAFYAAGSAK from the coding sequence ATGCCGCGAAATCGCCCCGTCCCGCTGGATTTTGCAACGCTGCGCCCGCCGAGCAAGCCGCGCTGGTTCCTCGTTCTGCCTGAAGGGTATGAAAGCCTTGCGCAGCCACACTTGCGCAGCTTGTCCGTAGCGATGGCACCTGTAGACGCGCTGGCGCGCTTCAAGGCAATTGCCCTTCAAGCACCGCGCACGCGCCTCGTCCATGAGGGCGGTTTGCAAATCGGGCTGGAGCAGAAAAGCGCGGTCTGGCGATTTACGGACAAAATTACGGTCGAAGCCATCGAAGCGGGGCCGGGCTTTAGCGCCCTTGCCATCTATTCGCGCGCGCTGCTGGGCTTTTATGATTTTGGCGTGAACCGCAAACGCGTCACGCGCTGGCTGGACGCCTTTTACGCTGCGGGTAGCGCGAAATAG
- a CDS encoding ABC transporter ATP-binding protein, producing the protein MTTPALDVSGLTKTFSGFPAVRDVSFSVPAGSITGFLGPNGAGKTTTLRMALGIIRPDAGEALLFGAPPTLKTLDRVGFLPEERGVYRKMTAEQVIALFARLKGVPAAEARRRAAAALERFGLAASAGKKIKELSKGMAQKVQIIAAIIHEPDFIILDEPFSGLDPVNQAMLEDVILEQAAAGRTILFSTHVMAQAERICDRIVLMARGEKIFDGKVDEALAVVPRLVTIGVDSDDDISALLSKFGEVERLENDADGAALWQIALKPGIDPQHVLRACVEAGVRLTRFEPVRPHLHDAFVRLVSASDPLQPVEGQ; encoded by the coding sequence ATGACAACGCCTGCCCTGGATGTCAGCGGCCTGACCAAGACCTTTTCCGGCTTTCCTGCCGTCAGGGATGTCAGCTTCTCCGTGCCGGCCGGCTCCATTACCGGCTTTCTCGGTCCCAACGGGGCGGGCAAGACGACGACGCTGCGCATGGCGCTGGGCATTATCCGTCCGGACGCAGGTGAGGCCCTGCTCTTCGGTGCGCCGCCGACGCTTAAGACGCTCGACCGGGTCGGCTTCCTGCCGGAGGAGCGCGGCGTATACCGCAAGATGACGGCCGAGCAGGTGATCGCGCTGTTTGCGCGCCTGAAGGGCGTCCCCGCCGCCGAAGCACGCCGCAGGGCAGCCGCTGCGCTGGAGCGTTTCGGTCTGGCCGCCAGCGCGGGCAAGAAGATAAAGGAACTCTCCAAGGGCATGGCCCAGAAGGTCCAGATCATCGCGGCCATCATTCACGAGCCCGATTTCATCATCCTCGATGAGCCCTTCTCCGGGCTTGATCCGGTCAATCAGGCCATGCTGGAGGATGTGATCCTCGAACAGGCGGCCGCCGGGCGCACCATATTGTTCTCCACCCATGTCATGGCGCAGGCCGAGCGCATCTGCGACCGTATCGTGCTGATGGCGCGCGGGGAGAAGATATTCGATGGCAAGGTCGATGAGGCACTGGCCGTCGTGCCGCGCCTTGTCACGATTGGTGTTGATTCTGACGATGATATCAGCGCCCTCCTCTCAAAGTTTGGCGAGGTTGAGCGGCTGGAAAACGATGCCGACGGGGCCGCGCTCTGGCAGATCGCCCTGAAACCGGGCATCGACCCGCAGCACGTGCTTCGCGCCTGCGTGGAAGCGGGCGTGCGCCTTACACGCTTCGAGCCTGTACGGCCTCATCTTCACGACGCCTTTGTCCGGCTGGTATCGGCCAGCGATCCTCTCCAGCCCGTGGAAGGCCAGTAA
- a CDS encoding ABC transporter permease, giving the protein MRAIYLIARREYLSYVATWGFWLSLASVPLFMLVGASIPALIQSAEPVRHYVLIDETNSGLDGVIQASIERERREQTRAALEAAAAVSVDTRTRERALAAFDADPVGLDGLDGALEILGMEGSADMIAARTGRLIRLEAPARTIDALRPYLTGDQRVDTPEGPRSLFAAVFISREAGSDLPLINYYSTNVTEQSLAGAARRALRDHVREQALAARGLDPAEIRQLSSLEPEMRSLNPATVDDSEVGAADWAPFVVAVILAIMLWTAIFSVANMLLTSLIEEKGGKIIELLLSTVRVRDLLIGKLLGVAAVSFTLFAVWGLIGTSVMLIAGTFLQGMDPEIAGFIGEAIQPGLFLAALGYFLVGYLMYGAIFLALGSLCETLHDAQTLMSPLILVLMLPLMILVFAMRSIDSVAVQIVSWVPIWTPFIMIARLPSNPPLWEIAGTSAVMLLTLVLVLWGAASVFQQGALGHANADSVKRIFSRKKPVKDEE; this is encoded by the coding sequence ATGCGCGCCATCTACCTCATCGCCCGCCGCGAATATCTCTCCTATGTCGCGACATGGGGCTTCTGGCTGTCGCTGGCTTCGGTCCCGCTCTTCATGCTGGTGGGCGCGTCCATTCCCGCGCTGATCCAGTCAGCCGAGCCTGTGCGCCATTACGTCCTTATCGACGAGACCAATAGCGGGCTGGATGGCGTGATCCAGGCGTCCATCGAGCGCGAACGCCGGGAGCAGACCCGCGCTGCGCTGGAGGCTGCCGCGGCCGTCTCGGTGGATACCCGCACGCGTGAACGCGCACTGGCCGCCTTCGACGCCGACCCGGTGGGACTGGACGGGCTGGATGGCGCGCTGGAAATCCTCGGCATGGAGGGCAGTGCCGACATGATCGCTGCCAGAACCGGACGGCTGATCCGGCTGGAGGCTCCGGCACGCACGATTGACGCGCTGCGCCCCTATCTGACCGGGGATCAGCGCGTGGACACCCCTGAGGGACCGCGCAGTCTTTTTGCAGCGGTGTTCATCAGCCGGGAAGCCGGCTCGGACCTCCCGCTGATCAACTACTACTCCACCAATGTGACCGAGCAGAGCCTGGCCGGAGCGGCCCGGCGCGCCCTTCGCGATCATGTACGCGAGCAGGCGCTTGCCGCGCGTGGCCTCGATCCGGCCGAGATACGCCAGCTCTCCTCGCTCGAACCGGAAATGCGCAGCCTCAACCCTGCCACGGTGGATGATAGCGAGGTGGGCGCCGCCGACTGGGCGCCGTTTGTGGTCGCCGTGATCCTGGCCATCATGCTGTGGACGGCAATTTTCTCGGTCGCCAACATGCTGCTGACCAGCCTGATCGAGGAAAAAGGCGGCAAGATCATCGAGCTGCTGCTATCCACCGTGCGGGTGCGTGACCTGCTGATCGGCAAGCTTCTGGGCGTCGCCGCCGTCTCCTTCACCCTGTTTGCCGTCTGGGGCCTTATCGGCACCAGCGTCATGCTGATCGCCGGCACCTTCCTGCAGGGCATGGATCCGGAGATTGCCGGCTTCATCGGCGAGGCGATACAGCCCGGCCTCTTCCTGGCGGCACTGGGCTATTTCCTCGTTGGCTATCTCATGTATGGCGCGATCTTCCTGGCGCTGGGTTCGCTGTGCGAGACCCTGCACGATGCCCAGACCCTGATGAGCCCGCTCATCCTCGTGCTCATGCTGCCCCTGATGATCCTCGTCTTCGCCATGCGCTCCATCGACTCGGTGGCGGTGCAGATCGTGTCATGGGTGCCGATATGGACGCCCTTCATCATGATTGCGCGCCTGCCATCAAACCCGCCTCTGTGGGAGATTGCCGGCACCAGCGCGGTGATGCTCCTCACGCTGGTATTGGTGCTCTGGGGCGCGGCATCGGTATTCCAGCAGGGCGCGCTGGGCCACGCCAACGCCGATTCCGTCAAACGCATCTTTTCGCGCAAGAAGCCTGTCAAGGACGAGGAATAG
- a CDS encoding LL-diaminopimelate aminotransferase, with the protein MSQPGTDPFYRERRLPPYVFAEVNRMKAAWRKDGRDIIDFGMGNPDLAPAPHIIEKLKEVAADPRAHRYSASQGVPALRRAFTRYYDRRFDVGLNPETEVCVTLGSKEGLANLAQAITAPGDVIIVPDPSYPIHMFGFIIAGAAVRAVSFASPEQFLADAVTACKRSVPAPSAMVLNFPSNPTAQVVDLDFYREAVKVAKANDIVLISDLAYSEIYFDGNPPPSILQVEGARDVAVEFTSMSKTYSMPGWRIGFAAGSARLIAALKRVKSYLDYGAFTPVQIAAVAALDGPQDHVAIARETYKKRRDVLVESFGRAGFDIPSPPATMFAWAPIPERFAHMGSVEFAKDLMEKTGVAVAPGLGFGERGDTHIRLALVENEQRIRQAARNLKGYFGN; encoded by the coding sequence ATGAGCCAGCCCGGCACCGACCCGTTTTACCGCGAGCGCCGCCTGCCGCCTTACGTCTTCGCCGAGGTCAACCGGATGAAGGCAGCCTGGCGCAAGGATGGCCGCGATATCATCGATTTCGGCATGGGCAATCCTGATCTCGCCCCGGCGCCGCACATCATCGAGAAGCTCAAAGAGGTCGCCGCCGACCCGCGCGCCCACCGCTATTCGGCGAGCCAGGGCGTGCCGGCCCTGCGCCGCGCCTTCACCCGCTACTATGATCGCCGCTTTGATGTGGGGCTCAACCCGGAAACCGAAGTGTGCGTCACGCTCGGCTCCAAGGAAGGGCTGGCCAATCTTGCACAGGCCATTACCGCGCCGGGTGATGTCATCATCGTGCCGGACCCCTCCTACCCCATCCACATGTTCGGCTTCATCATTGCGGGCGCGGCGGTGAGAGCCGTCAGCTTCGCCAGCCCTGAACAATTCCTGGCTGACGCGGTAACGGCCTGCAAACGCTCGGTGCCAGCGCCCAGCGCCATGGTGCTGAACTTCCCCTCCAATCCGACAGCGCAAGTGGTCGATCTCGATTTCTACCGCGAGGCGGTGAAGGTCGCCAAAGCCAACGATATCGTCCTCATCTCCGACCTTGCCTATTCGGAGATCTATTTCGACGGCAATCCGCCGCCTTCCATCCTGCAGGTCGAGGGCGCGCGCGACGTGGCGGTGGAGTTCACCTCCATGTCGAAAACCTATTCCATGCCGGGCTGGCGTATCGGCTTCGCCGCCGGGTCAGCGCGCCTTATCGCGGCGCTCAAACGGGTCAAATCCTATCTCGACTATGGTGCCTTCACGCCCGTCCAGATCGCAGCTGTCGCCGCGCTCGACGGCCCGCAGGATCATGTCGCCATCGCGCGCGAAACCTATAAGAAGCGCCGCGATGTGCTGGTGGAGAGTTTTGGCCGGGCGGGCTTCGACATTCCCTCCCCTCCTGCCACCATGTTTGCCTGGGCGCCCATCCCGGAGCGCTTTGCCCATATGGGATCGGTGGAGTTTGCCAAGGACCTGATGGAGAAGACCGGCGTGGCGGTCGCCCCCGGCCTTGGCTTTGGCGAGCGCGGCGATACCCATATCCGCCTGGCACTGGTCGAGAACGAGCAGCGCATCCGCCAGGCGGCGCGCAACCTGAAGGGTTATTTCGGCAACTGA
- a CDS encoding M3 family metallopeptidase: MAALEGNPFAAEWTANFGAPPLDQIREEHFMPAFEAAMADHAAEIDAIATNPEAPTFENTMLAMELAGRDLSRVAAVFGNLTSSASNDELRAIQREVSPMLARHSASITLNADLFARIDTLQQNRAELGLTDQQARLLDVTHDNFVRAGAQLSEEQRERYAEIRTELSSLYTQFSQNELGDRESWYMELPESALEDLPASMVSAARAAARARDMDGAIITLDRSSVEPFLETSPDRELRERAWRGFYNRGNNDNEFNNNQLIRDILVLRQEQAQMLGFDSWAHYRTAGTMAETPEAAIDLMEQVWWPARQRALEELADIQAMIDAEGGDYEAEGWDWRYYTQRVREERYDIDPSEVAQYLELDRMIDAMFYTAGRLFNISFHERNDIPVYHPDVRVWEVHNAGGEVIALFYGDYFARQGKRSGAWMSSFRAQNGITGEIPLILNNCNYNKPEDGEPALISFTDATTLFHELGHGLHGILSNTEYPSLAGTSVDRDFVEFHAQLLEHWLAQPEILETYATHYETGEPMPVELLERVLEAQTFNAGFENVEFLNSGFVDMAFHLEENPSEIDVEAFEAEVLESRENLRQIPMRHRSTHFLHSFSGEGYAAGYYSYLWAGVLDNDGFAAFEEAGDIFDPETAQRLYEVFSGGNTRPAMDMYTGFRGREPSVEPLLRNRGLLTEVEG, from the coding sequence ATGGCCGCGCTGGAAGGCAATCCGTTTGCGGCTGAATGGACCGCGAATTTCGGCGCCCCACCGCTGGACCAGATCCGCGAAGAGCATTTCATGCCGGCCTTCGAGGCGGCCATGGCAGACCACGCGGCCGAGATCGACGCCATCGCGACCAATCCAGAAGCGCCCACCTTTGAAAACACCATGCTGGCCATGGAGCTGGCCGGGCGCGATCTCAGCCGCGTAGCCGCGGTGTTCGGGAATCTGACCAGCTCTGCCTCCAATGACGAGCTGCGCGCCATTCAGCGCGAGGTTAGCCCCATGCTGGCGCGTCACAGCGCGTCCATCACGCTGAATGCCGACCTGTTTGCACGCATCGACACCCTGCAGCAGAACCGCGCGGAGCTGGGCTTGACCGATCAGCAGGCACGCCTGCTGGACGTCACGCACGACAATTTCGTACGCGCTGGCGCCCAGCTCTCCGAAGAGCAGCGCGAGCGCTATGCGGAAATCCGAACCGAGCTCTCCTCGCTCTACACCCAGTTCTCCCAGAACGAGCTGGGCGACCGCGAGAGCTGGTACATGGAATTGCCGGAGAGCGCGCTGGAGGATCTGCCTGCCTCCATGGTGAGCGCGGCGCGGGCCGCGGCCCGTGCGCGTGACATGGACGGGGCCATCATCACGCTGGACCGCTCCAGCGTGGAGCCCTTCCTTGAAACCTCGCCTGATCGCGAGCTTCGCGAGCGTGCCTGGCGCGGTTTCTATAATCGCGGCAATAACGACAATGAGTTCAACAATAACCAGCTGATCCGTGACATTCTGGTGCTGCGCCAGGAACAGGCTCAGATGCTGGGCTTTGATAGCTGGGCGCATTACCGCACTGCCGGCACGATGGCCGAAACGCCCGAAGCGGCCATCGACCTGATGGAACAGGTCTGGTGGCCTGCCCGCCAGCGCGCGCTCGAAGAACTGGCCGATATCCAGGCCATGATCGATGCCGAAGGCGGCGACTACGAGGCCGAAGGCTGGGACTGGCGCTACTACACCCAGCGCGTGCGCGAAGAGCGCTACGATATCGATCCGTCTGAAGTGGCCCAGTACCTTGAGCTCGACCGCATGATCGACGCGATGTTCTACACGGCCGGGCGCCTGTTCAATATCAGCTTCCACGAGCGCAACGACATTCCGGTCTATCACCCGGATGTGCGCGTGTGGGAAGTCCACAATGCCGGTGGTGAGGTCATCGCCCTGTTCTACGGCGACTATTTCGCCCGCCAGGGCAAGCGCTCGGGCGCCTGGATGAGTTCGTTCCGGGCCCAGAACGGGATTACCGGGGAAATTCCGCTGATCCTGAACAATTGCAACTACAACAAGCCGGAAGACGGTGAGCCTGCGCTCATCTCCTTCACCGATGCGACGACGCTCTTCCATGAGCTCGGCCACGGCCTGCATGGCATCCTGTCCAATACCGAGTATCCGTCGCTGGCGGGCACATCGGTGGACCGCGACTTTGTGGAGTTTCATGCGCAACTCCTCGAGCACTGGCTGGCCCAGCCGGAGATTCTCGAGACCTACGCCACCCATTATGAGACGGGTGAGCCGATGCCTGTGGAATTGCTGGAGCGGGTTCTGGAAGCCCAGACCTTCAATGCCGGGTTCGAGAATGTCGAATTCCTCAATTCCGGCTTTGTGGACATGGCCTTCCACCTGGAAGAAAACCCGTCGGAGATCGATGTGGAAGCGTTCGAGGCCGAAGTTCTCGAAAGCCGCGAGAATCTGCGCCAGATCCCGATGCGTCACCGTTCCACCCACTTCCTGCACAGCTTCTCCGGTGAGGGCTATGCGGCGGGCTATTACAGCTATCTGTGGGCGGGCGTGCTCGACAATGACGGCTTTGCCGCCTTTGAAGAAGCAGGCGACATCTTCGATCCGGAAACCGCGCAGCGCCTCTATGAGGTGTTCTCCGGCGGGAATACGCGTCCTGCCATGGACATGTATACCGGCTTCCGCGGGCGTGAGCCTTCGGTGGAGCCGCTCCTGCGCAACCGGGGCCTGCTGACCGAGGTCGAAGGCTAG
- a CDS encoding cold-shock protein — translation MTTGTVKFFNTTKGFGFITPDDGGKDVFVHITAVQAAGLTGLNDGQRVSFETEPDTRGKGPKAVDLQLAD, via the coding sequence ATGACAACCGGTACTGTCAAATTCTTCAACACCACCAAAGGCTTCGGCTTCATCACCCCGGACGATGGCGGCAAGGATGTGTTCGTGCACATCACGGCCGTCCAGGCTGCCGGCCTGACGGGCCTCAATGATGGCCAGCGCGTGTCTTTCGAGACCGAGCCGGACACTCGCGGCAAAGGCCCCAAGGCCGTTGATCTGCAACTGGCCGACTAG
- a CDS encoding ArsR/SmtB family transcription factor, protein MSSEDKMDLIFKALASPVRRELLDCLKDDPQTTGALCERFDTLDRCTVMQHLKVLEKADLVIVQRKGRERWNHLNPLPIRHIHDRWIGPHAERAVTMLDRLKSDLEG, encoded by the coding sequence ATGTCAAGCGAAGATAAAATGGACCTGATTTTCAAGGCTCTGGCCTCGCCTGTCCGGCGGGAATTGCTCGATTGCCTGAAGGATGATCCGCAGACCACAGGCGCGCTGTGTGAGCGCTTTGATACGCTGGACCGCTGCACGGTGATGCAGCATCTCAAAGTGCTGGAGAAGGCTGATCTGGTGATTGTCCAGCGCAAGGGCCGCGAGCGCTGGAACCATCTCAACCCGCTGCCGATCCGCCATATCCATGACCGCTGGATCGGACCGCATGCGGAGCGGGCAGTTACCATGCTGGACCGGCTGAAATCAGATCTTGAAGGATAG
- a CDS encoding SRPBCC family protein, which produces MELKFSVGGRIARPVPEVFEAVVNPETLSRYFTTGGAEGRMKTGVTVYWSFHDFPGRFPVDIIEVVDNERIVFEWDSDDPDTPYKVRTTMEFEALEDGRTLVTIREEGWRQTPAGLKASYGNCSGWMQMLCALKAWTEHGINLREGMFQ; this is translated from the coding sequence ATGGAGCTGAAATTCTCGGTCGGCGGGCGCATCGCCCGGCCAGTGCCGGAGGTGTTCGAGGCGGTCGTGAACCCCGAAACGCTCTCGCGCTATTTCACGACCGGCGGAGCCGAAGGACGCATGAAGACCGGCGTCACCGTCTACTGGTCATTCCACGATTTTCCGGGCCGTTTCCCGGTGGATATCATCGAGGTGGTGGACAATGAGCGCATCGTGTTCGAGTGGGATTCCGATGATCCCGACACGCCCTACAAAGTCCGGACCACCATGGAATTTGAGGCGCTTGAAGACGGGCGCACGCTGGTCACCATCCGCGAGGAAGGCTGGCGTCAGACCCCTGCCGGCCTGAAAGCCTCATACGGCAATTGCAGCGGCTGGATGCAGATGCTGTGCGCCCTCAAGGCGTGGACAGAGCACGGCATCAATCTGCGCGAGGGCATGTTCCAGTAA
- a CDS encoding LytTR family DNA-binding domain-containing protein: protein MTKAASQTLRKWAVRAVWLVALGTFLAILGPYGTGRVGWPQVWVYWVGLIVMGAVVGWTAGPLAQRLFPALPGWCHYVIAAFCISVPVTAAVFAINVLMAGAVHWRALPVTWFFVLVVSGFVVAIAWIARHIEDLRQAARIAASGAAPARPSDALLGKLPHPLRKARILSMSAEDHYLRVRTDSGEALILMRLSDAVAACGALDGAQVHRSWWVARDAVSDARKGDGRGTLILEDGREVPVSRSFYPALRDAGWF, encoded by the coding sequence GGCGGTCAGGGCTGTCTGGCTGGTCGCGCTGGGAACCTTTCTGGCCATTCTGGGGCCTTATGGAACGGGCCGGGTGGGCTGGCCGCAGGTCTGGGTCTACTGGGTCGGGCTGATTGTGATGGGCGCGGTGGTGGGCTGGACAGCCGGGCCGCTGGCCCAGCGCCTGTTTCCCGCCCTTCCCGGCTGGTGCCATTACGTTATCGCCGCGTTTTGCATCTCTGTGCCGGTGACGGCGGCGGTGTTTGCCATCAATGTGTTGATGGCCGGGGCGGTGCACTGGCGTGCCTTGCCCGTGACGTGGTTTTTCGTGCTGGTTGTTTCCGGCTTCGTGGTCGCCATTGCGTGGATTGCACGCCATATCGAGGATCTGCGTCAGGCAGCCCGCATTGCCGCCTCCGGTGCCGCGCCGGCCCGCCCCTCTGACGCCCTTCTGGGCAAGCTGCCCCATCCCTTGCGCAAGGCCCGCATCCTCTCGATGAGCGCGGAAGATCATTATCTACGGGTGCGCACCGATTCCGGCGAAGCGCTGATCCTGATGCGCCTGTCGGACGCGGTTGCGGCGTGCGGAGCGCTTGACGGCGCGCAGGTTCACCGCTCCTGGTGGGTGGCGCGTGATGCCGTTAGCGATGCGCGCAAGGGCGATGGGCGCGGCACCCTCATTCTGGAGGATGGGCGCGAAGTGCCGGTCAGCCGCAGCTTCTATCCGGCCCTTCGCGATGCAGGCTGGTTTTAA